The genomic DNA GGCGTAGAAAATCGTCGGCGCAGCGCTGACGATCACGCCGTCGCGATAGGCGATCACGCCGGTCGGATACGGGATGTTGTCCAAGAACAGTGTCGACTTATCGTAAGTCCCGTCGCCATCGGTATCCTCGAGGTAGCGGACGCGGCCTCCCGGTTTCCCCTTGTCGTCCAACCCCAGCGGATAATCGGCCATCTCCGCGACCCACAGCTTGCCGTCGGGGCCCCAGTCCAAGGCAACGGGATCCATCACCAAAGGCTCGGCGGCAACCAATTCCACCGTAAAGCCGGGGCGAACTTGAATCGAGCGCCATGACAAATCGGGACTCCGCGGCCCCGGATCAGCGTTGCCGATCAACTCGGCAAACGTGCGGCGGTCGACGCCATCGGGCAAGCGGTGCGTATCTTCGTTCTGCAACCACACGTGATCGGCGGCAAACCAAGCTCCGTTGTTCGTGCCGGCTCGGACGATCAAAGGTATCTCGGTCGCCGGTTCCACGTCGCGGGTGAAGTCGCCGGTCGCACTGTCGTACAACCGAATCGCCGACTGGCGCGTGTTGGAGACGATCATGTCGTCGTAGCCATCTTTGTCAAGGTCGACAAATCGCAAGCCGTTGTCGCCGCCGGTTTCATCGACGATGGCAAACGGCAGCGGCACCGGATCCGATTTCCAGTTGCCGTCGCCGTCCAGCGAGAAGACCTGCCGCGTCTGTTCATTGGCAACCAAGACTTCGGAGATTCCATCGCGATCGAGGTCGCGCATCCGCACGCCTTGATCGACACCGTCGACGCTGGTCTTCGCGGCGGCAAGCGGCTCGGGGAGCGGACTTCGCTCGATTCCGTCGTCACTGACCCGATAGATCGCTTGGTCCTTCGCATTGTTCACCAACAGCGAAACGCTGGCGTCGCTCGACAGCTGGCCAAAACGAACGCCCAGGTCGACGCGCTGTTTTGCCTCGCCCGCGGCTGTGAACTGGACAGGGCTTTCCAGCTCGCGCCACTCTCCGGTTTTCGGCTGCCAAATCCGAGCCAGCTTGCGATCTTCGTTGCCGATCATCACGTCGACGAAGCCATCGCGGTTGAGGTCGACGACCCGGACTCCATTGTCGCCACCACCGTCGGGGCGGCGGAGCGGTTGGTCGGCCAGCAGATTCTTATTGATCCGGTCGATACATTCCTTGAAGGTCAGGAATTTGACTCGCTTGCCATACTTCGTGTTCACGCGGTCGACGACTTCGGCGATCTGTTCGCTGCGAATCCATTCGTACGGATGAAAGACGATGTTGGCGATTCCCTGCTTGATCACCGTCGCATCGATCGCGGCGACCATGTCGTCGACGGTTCGTGGATTCTTCGGTTGTTGAATGTTCTGCGCCTGCCAGTCGTCGGGAATCGTGCAGGGGAATTCCCAACACAGCTTCCCGATCACATACGGGTAAGGGTAGTTCTCGATTTTGTTGACAAACGAAGGGAACGGGATGTAGCGTCCAAAGCGTTCCTCACCCTCGTCGGTCAGCGTGAGCGAACGTGGCAGTTGGGGATCGCGTGACGTGAAGACGCAGACGACCGAGGTGCTCGCCTGCAGGAAGTTGCCACCAGGCGTCGTCTTGTTAATAATTTCAGCAAACCCACGCGGGCTGGGCGTGTTCTGGGAATCCATGCAAGGAAAGCGGAACGCGACAGGACGGCTGTTCGGAATCGACGACATCAGGTCGACACAGCGGTCGTAGGTCGATTTGGCTTTGGCAAAATCGCCCGCTTGCAGGCACGGACAGGGATGGTCGACGGTGTGTGTTTCGATCGACAGTCCTTCCTCCAGCCAAGCTTGCAGCTGAGGATCGGCGGGGTCGACCTGGCAGGACATGATGCTAACCGGCGCGCGACCATCGATCTGTTTCAACCGGTTCAGGATCGGCCTCAGATAGGTCTCGTATTTCGCGGTGTCGCGCATGTCGTCGATCCCCAGCGTCACCACCGCTTCGACGCCCGGTTCGCCAACCCATTGCGGCGTCGTCAACTTGGCAAAGTCGGCGTGGGGATAATAGGAATCGGAATAGGCGTCGAGATAGGCAACGGGATTGTCTTGCGTTGCGTCGTGTTGATTCGTCGTCGATTGGGCGAGCAGCGTTCCGCACCAGAACGCCGCGATCCAGCCAAAATACATCCGCAGCATGGGGTGTTGTCCTTAAGTGGTTCGCGTGAGCAATTGATTGGCAAAGTCGGCCAACTGACTGGCCGCAGCGGTTTTAAACGGCGGCAGGTCGAGGATTCGCGGGACCGTGACGGCGGCGTATTCGCCCGCCTCGTAGGCCCGCGGGTCGACGAGATACCCGATCAGATCGTCGGTGTAACCGACAACGATCGTGTTTTTTAGCGGTGAATCGCGTTGGATCTGCAGCCCGTAATAACTGTACAGTTCGCTGGAATGGAACAGGATGCCGAGATCTCCCAGCCGCAGCGCCGTCGTGGGCGTGGCATGCGTTGTCCGCTGCAAATCCCAATCCTTCGCCGATTCGTACCAGGCTTTGGCAAAGCCGGCATCGACCCACTGGCCCGACGCACATTGCTCGGGATGCTCGCGATAGAGTTCCAGTTGCTGTTGCAACAGATCGATGTTCAGCGGCAATGCAAACGGTTCGCTGACCAGTCGCAGTTCATTGGCGTCGACCCGTTCGCTGGCGTCCAACGCGCGGTCGATCCCCTGCACGATCGCCGCCGCCGTCGGTTCGGCTTCGCCAATCCAGATGTCTCCATCCCCAGGGTTCACGTCGCCAGCGTGTCCTTGCAGGAAGCCGGGGGTGACGCCATGTTTGGCTTGCACTTGATCGGCGACCAGCCCGAGCCAATCGGGGCCGGCTTCGCCATCACGATAACAGACCGGATGGCAGGCAAAGTGATACCACATCACGTCGGGTTTGTTGGCTCGTTCGAAACGCAGCACATGCAGGATCGTATCGAGCCAGCGATCCGCGGCGGTTGCATCTGCAGTGAATTCCTGGTCGGTCTTCCAGGTCGGGCTGGTTCGATTGAAGTTGCCTCCGTCGACCGAACTCTTGCCGACGTACAGTTCCGCCGCCGAGAGATCGCGATGCGCCTGGACGACGGCATCGACGACGTGCCCCAACGTCTCTTTCAGGTAATCTTCGGGGATGGCTCCCCATTGCCGTAGATAAGAAAACGCGGGCATCGAATGCGTGTGCGTGGCGCAGACGCGGACGTTGGCAGCCGGGATGCCCGTCTGTTTTGCGACCCGCTGTTGCACTTGTTGTGTGAAGCCGGGCGAGACGCTCAAAATGTCGAGCGAGACGATTGCAACGGATTGATCGGCCACTCGCAGCACCAGCGCTCGGGCGGCTGTCTTTTGGCGAATCCCCGTGATTCGGCGTTCTTGTCCAACCGGTTTATGGAACCCGGCTAGCTCGATTCCCAACGGCGGCGTGGTGTCGACGACGGCGTGGCCGATCGAAAGCGAACCGCTTGTGGATGTCGCGTCCGCAGCGATCCCGTGGCAGGGCCAAGCGGCAGCGGTGGTCGCGGCACCGAGACTCGCCAGAAATCGGCGACGATCGTGGGGCGGCAACGAAGTGGGTTGGGATTTTGGCATGGCTTGTTTTTCCTGGAGGGCTAAGGAGGGAAAGCAAAGCTGCGATCGCGGGGAGTGTTGTCGTGCGATTGGCGGGCTGGGGGAGGTGGGCCTATTGTAGTCGATCGGAGAGCGATCGTTGCCATTCGCCAAATCGGCGGATCCGCCGACTGCTGATCCGCCGAAACGCGGTAGATGTTCGTTTCGGTTGGCGGCTACACTACGTGCCGCCGCGCCCGACCGATGCTCCGCGCACGGTACCCCCGACCAAGGATGAACCGATGTTTTTTCATGCTCCGTTGCTTTCGATCGCCGTTCTCGACGGGACCGGTTCTCGGTTCGCAATCACCACGACTTCGCTGCTGTTGGCCCAAAACGATTCGACCGACGGAGTGGGGATCGGTCCGCTGGCGATGATCTACGCCGTGGTGATGTTGATTTTGTCGCTGCTGAGTTTCGCGAGCTACGGCTGGGACAAGCGGCAGGCGCGGGCGGATCGCCAGCGGATCAGCGAACGAAGATTGCACACGATCGATCTGCTGGGCGGCTGGCCGGGCGGTTGGGTCGGCCGGCGGACGTTCCGTCACAAGACGAGCAAGCGATCGTTTGTGATCGTGTTTTGGATGACGGTGGTGCTGAACCTGAGCCTCGTCGGCGCGTGTTTCTACGGCCTGTCTCGATTGATGTGAGCTGCGCGGGCCGCGGCGAGCTGGCCATCGACGTTTGCGGGTAAAACACATGCCGTCGCTTCGCGACTGACGCGGCAGGTTGGGGCTCAGATTCCTGGGACTTGCGTCCCAGGCTCTTGGATGCCGTCGCTTTGCGACTGATCGCCGCACAGTCGCGAAGCGATGACACTGGACCGGAAACCGCATGTCGTCGCTTCGCGACTGACGCAGCATGTTGGGGCCTAGATTCCTGGGACTTGCGTCCTGTCAGTTATACGTAAGGCATGATGAGTTGTCGCGACCGAACGCTTGCCCGGCCAGTGTGAAGTCTTTCGTTCGTCGCAGACCGTTCCACATCGCAATCATCCATGTTAGGGCCGCAGGCTCGACCATTTGCATAGCCCAGGCCATCGGCCTGGGTTCTAGGGGCGTTGATTGACATGGTTGGGCTGAAGGCCCGGTCGATTGTCACAACCACTCCCCGGGGCGTTGCCCCTTCGCCTGTTGTGAAATGAAACCGGGCGCCGTCGGCTGATACCCAGCCCTGCAGGCTGGGCTATGCAAATTGCTGGACCTTCGGCCCGCGCCAGGCGTGCCAGGAATGTGCGTGTCCCCTTTTGCCCCTTGCTTTCGCCGTTATCTGCGACTTACGTATAACTGACAGGACTTGCGTCCCAGGCTCTTGGATGCCGTCGCCTTGCGACTGAATCGCGACTGGGACGCGGGCCGGTGGATGCGATCGCTGTCGAGGTCGACTTTCTAGTACGACGTGCCGGAACCTTGGGGCTTGCTCGCGGGCTCGTCGGCTGTCTCGGTCGCGGGAGCGGTTGTGGGTTCTTCCGTGGGAGTGCTGGGAGCACATCCGATCATTGGGATGCAGAGCGCGGCGGTCAGAAGAGCGAATCGAATTACGGAAAACATCGTTGGTTTGGCCTCGGACGAATATTGTTGGCGTGACGGGGAAACGAATCAACAATTTTGCCCCGCCCCGAGGCGGATGTCTGTGAGCCACCGCACAACATCCGCACAAGCTGCCTTGCACAGATCTAGGCAGGCTTTTCGGTACCGATCTTGACGACCGCTCCTTGGCAGCTGGAACCGTTGCCGGCGGTGCAGCCGAAGCAATGCCGGCCGGTCTGGATGCCGCGACTGGCCAGCGATTCAAAATCGAAATCGGAGATATGCCGCGGTTGCTCCGGCGACAGGCCGATGTTGAGCATCTGATTGAAATCGCAATCGAACAGATGGCCCTGCCAGTCGACCGAGACCATCGTGCGGCACATCACGCCTTCGACAGTCACCGGATTAAACGACTCGATCAACTTTTGCATGTAGTTGTCGAATTGGTCCGACCGCAACAGATCGTCCAGAAAGCGGCTGATCGGCAGGTTGGTGATCGTGTGCAGATTCGTGAAGACGATGTCGTATCGCGACTTCAATTCGCTGCGGTAGGTCGCTTCGAGAGCGGCTTGCGATGGCGGAAGCGATGGGCCGACGGGGTTGTAGACCAGGTTCAGCGTCCGCGGCGAATCGGGTTGTCCGTAGCCGAGGGCGTTGAGTCGGCGGAGGCCATCGATCGATCGCTTGAAGACGCCATCGCCCCGCTGGCTGTCGCAGTTCTCTTCTAGGTAACAGGGAAGCGACGCGACGACTTCCACCTCGTGCTCGGCCAGGAATTCAGGGAGGTCGCGATAGCCATTGGCCATCAGGATCGTCAGGTTACAGCGGTCGATCACGCGGCGGCCCAGCAACGTCGCCTGTTCGACGAGCCAACGAAAGTTCGGGTTCATCTCCGGCGCACCGCCGGTGATGTCGAGCGTCGGAATATCGTGGCGAGCCAAGACGTCGATGATCGCCTCGGCGGTCGCTCGCGACATGCTCTCGCGGCGATCGGGGCCAGCGTCGACGTGGCAATGGGTGCAGGTTTGGTTGCACAGTTTGCCGACATTGATCTGCAGCACCTCGATCCCGGTGGCGGTCAGTCGCGGCAATCCGTTATTCGACAGCGCTTCGGTGAAGTAGGGGAGCGGAGGCGTGAATTCGTCTTCGAGCACCTCGCGTTGCCGAGCGGCGTTGGCGAGTTCACTCTGTTGTCGCAGAAGAGATAATTGCATCGTGTGGATTCTTTGCGGATCGGACGGTTGATGAACGGAGACTTCGTTTAACCGCGTGGGCATCGCCCCGCGTTTCTGCTGCGTGTGCAGCCTCGACAAGCTCGCGGTTTAAACGAAAACTTCAATGCGACGGGGCACTAGCAGCAGGGCTCTTCGTCGCTGCAACTACTGGCGTTCCCCTGGCTGGTCGCATCGTAATCGAGCCCCTTCGATTCGCGAGGATCGCGACAAACGTTGCGTCGACAGTCGAACGCTTTGGCATCTTCCAAGGCGATCGATTCTCGCGGCTCGATCGCGTCGAACATCTTGGCATAAGGAGCCCGCTGGAGCAGGTGGAACGTTTTGTCACAGACTGCCATCCGCTGGCCGCGGTGGTAGGTGTGGCCGTCGTCGTCGACGACCTTTTTGAATGGGCCACGATAGACAACGGCTTGATTGCGTTCCAGGCATGGTCCTTGCTTGCCCTTGTGAGCGACGACGGTGACCGATCGAAATTCGATCCCCTCGACCGTCCGCCACGGTTCGCTCTGCCGTTTGACGATCTCGATTCCGTGGAATCCGGCTTCTTCAAACGCCTGCAAGAACTTGTCCTCGCGGAACGCTCCGGTGATACATCCCGACCACAACTCGGGATCCTGCTGCAAGCGATCGGGGACATCTTCATCGCTGACGATATCGCTGATCGCCGCCCGTCCGCCGCGACGCAAGACGCGGAAGATCTCCGAAAACAGCGGCCGGCGATCCTGTTGGCGGACTAGGTTCAGCACGCAGTTCGACAGGACACAATCGACGGAATCGTCGTCGACCAACGGGTGCTGACGACGCAGACGTTCTTCGGTCTGACGCAGCGAAAGGTAGCCGGCCGGATCGTGGACCGGGTGCTCGGCCAGTTCGCTGGCCAAAAGGTCGAGGTCGAGTCCCAGGTCTTGGATCAATCCGTAACGGAAATCGACGTTGGCGTATCCGATCGTCTCGGCGACTGTCGAGGTGTGCTTGCGAGCCAGGTCGAGCATTTCGCGATTGCAGTCGACACCGATCACACGCCCCTCGCGACCGACGACTTGCGACGCGATGTAGCAGAGCTTGCCGCCGCCGCTGCCTAGATCGAGCACCGTCTCGCCGGGACGAACGTAGGGAGTTGGGTCGCCACAGCCGTAGTCGCGCTCGATGATCTCTTGCGGAATCGCGGCCAGCAGGTCGGTGTTGTATTCGACGGGGCAGCAGAGTGCGGGTTCGACGGCATGGGCTGCGGCGGCATAACGATCGTAGACAGAGGATTCAGAAGACGGGGCCTCGGCGGTCGTCGTGGTCTTCATTCGCGGTTTCCTTCCAGGAGACAAGGATTGGCTGGCAACACGCAGGTCGATGCGTGTGTTTTCGTCAAGGTAGACGGTCTCGGTTGCCAGTCCTTACGAATTCTATTCGTTTTTTTCTCGGGAATGGCATTCGGCGGCTGTAAAAGTGGACGGGGGAACACGATCGTTGGGTCAAGCGGTTGAAGCTCGGCAAGAACGGACATTTGGCGGACCTGTGAGCGAATTCACAGATTCCGAAGCAAGACGGTACTAAATTGCAGCATCTGCATCGCGATCTCGATGCGTCGCCCCAATACGATGTCCCAGGTGACCGCTATCAATCAAGCCGAATCCGCAGCCGTGAGCGCTGCGGCGAATCCCGTCTCGTCGCATCTGCAATCCGTTGTCGTCGTGATCCCCGCGCTGAACGAAGAGCGATCGTTGCCGTTGGTTCTGGGCGATCTGCCCGACGTCGGCCAAGTGATCGTGATCGATAACGGCTCGACCGACCGGACCGCCGACGTCGCCAGAGCGGGCGGAGCGGTTGTCGTCAGCGAGTCGCAGCGAGGTTATGGAGCGGCTTGCTTGCGTGGTCTGGCGACGATTGAACAACAGATAAATGACGGGCGTGCGGCTCCCGACATCGTCGTCTTTCTGGATGCCGACTACAGCGATCACCCCGATCTTTTGCCGCGGTTGGTGGCACCGATCTTCATGGGGCAAGCCGATTTTGTGCTCGGGTCGCGACTGCTGGGAGAACGCGAAAAGGGAGCGATGCCGCCGCAAAGCGTCTACGGCAATCGACTCGCTTGCT from Rosistilla oblonga includes the following:
- a CDS encoding neutral/alkaline non-lysosomal ceramidase N-terminal domain-containing protein, encoding MPKSQPTSLPPHDRRRFLASLGAATTAAAWPCHGIAADATSTSGSLSIGHAVVDTTPPLGIELAGFHKPVGQERRITGIRQKTAARALVLRVADQSVAIVSLDILSVSPGFTQQVQQRVAKQTGIPAANVRVCATHTHSMPAFSYLRQWGAIPEDYLKETLGHVVDAVVQAHRDLSAAELYVGKSSVDGGNFNRTSPTWKTDQEFTADATAADRWLDTILHVLRFERANKPDVMWYHFACHPVCYRDGEAGPDWLGLVADQVQAKHGVTPGFLQGHAGDVNPGDGDIWIGEAEPTAAAIVQGIDRALDASERVDANELRLVSEPFALPLNIDLLQQQLELYREHPEQCASGQWVDAGFAKAWYESAKDWDLQRTTHATPTTALRLGDLGILFHSSELYSYYGLQIQRDSPLKNTIVVGYTDDLIGYLVDPRAYEAGEYAAVTVPRILDLPPFKTAAASQLADFANQLLTRTT
- a CDS encoding DUF1294 domain-containing protein, with the protein product MFFHAPLLSIAVLDGTGSRFAITTTSLLLAQNDSTDGVGIGPLAMIYAVVMLILSLLSFASYGWDKRQARADRQRISERRLHTIDLLGGWPGGWVGRRTFRHKTSKRSFVIVFWMTVVLNLSLVGACFYGLSRLM
- the arsS gene encoding arsenosugar biosynthesis radical SAM (seleno)protein ArsS (Some members of this family are selenoproteins.), with product MQLSLLRQQSELANAARQREVLEDEFTPPLPYFTEALSNNGLPRLTATGIEVLQINVGKLCNQTCTHCHVDAGPDRRESMSRATAEAIIDVLARHDIPTLDITGGAPEMNPNFRWLVEQATLLGRRVIDRCNLTILMANGYRDLPEFLAEHEVEVVASLPCYLEENCDSQRGDGVFKRSIDGLRRLNALGYGQPDSPRTLNLVYNPVGPSLPPSQAALEATYRSELKSRYDIVFTNLHTITNLPISRFLDDLLRSDQFDNYMQKLIESFNPVTVEGVMCRTMVSVDWQGHLFDCDFNQMLNIGLSPEQPRHISDFDFESLASRGIQTGRHCFGCTAGNGSSCQGAVVKIGTEKPA
- a CDS encoding methyltransferase domain-containing protein — protein: MKTTTTAEAPSSESSVYDRYAAAAHAVEPALCCPVEYNTDLLAAIPQEIIERDYGCGDPTPYVRPGETVLDLGSGGGKLCYIASQVVGREGRVIGVDCNREMLDLARKHTSTVAETIGYANVDFRYGLIQDLGLDLDLLASELAEHPVHDPAGYLSLRQTEERLRRQHPLVDDDSVDCVLSNCVLNLVRQQDRRPLFSEIFRVLRRGGRAAISDIVSDEDVPDRLQQDPELWSGCITGAFREDKFLQAFEEAGFHGIEIVKRQSEPWRTVEGIEFRSVTVVAHKGKQGPCLERNQAVVYRGPFKKVVDDDGHTYHRGQRMAVCDKTFHLLQRAPYAKMFDAIEPRESIALEDAKAFDCRRNVCRDPRESKGLDYDATSQGNASSCSDEEPCC
- a CDS encoding glycosyltransferase family 2 protein, encoding MRRPNTMSQVTAINQAESAAVSAAANPVSSHLQSVVVVIPALNEERSLPLVLGDLPDVGQVIVIDNGSTDRTADVARAGGAVVVSESQRGYGAACLRGLATIEQQINDGRAAPDIVVFLDADYSDHPDLLPRLVAPIFMGQADFVLGSRLLGEREKGAMPPQSVYGNRLACFLMRLLFGARYTDLGPFRAIDYGKLCDLKMADENFGWTIEMQIKAIFAHLRYLEIPVPYRNRVGTSKISGTVSGTIKAGSKILYTVARYGLRRGSM